The proteins below come from a single Etheostoma spectabile isolate EspeVRDwgs_2016 chromosome 4, UIUC_Espe_1.0, whole genome shotgun sequence genomic window:
- the LOC116688527 gene encoding G0/G1 switch protein 2 — MENMQELIPFAKELLSQKPSRGLLKVYLVGSVFAVLGTVIGLVETVCQPFFTDEPMDAEMLLMLAREQRTVEAQIQRNAASQEEEEEEQEDQLAHDNEATTQSTNLHKTRRLSQRSVANRLHAS; from the coding sequence ATGGAAAACATGCAGGAGTTGATCCCCTTCGCCAAAGAGCTGCTGAGTCAGAAACCCAGCCGGGGTTTGTTGAAGGTCTACCTGGTGGGTTCGGTGTTTGCAGTGTTGGGGACAGTCATTGGCCTGGTCGAGACCGTGTGTCAGCCATTCTTCACCGATGAGCCCATGGACGCGGAGATGCTCCTCATGTTGGCCCGGGAGCAGAGGACTGTTGAGGCCCAGATACAACGCAATGCAGCcagccaggaggaggaggaggaggagcaggaggatcAGCTGGCTCATGACAATGAGGCCACGACTCAGAGCACCAACCTCCACAAGACCCGTCGACTCAGCCAACGGAGCGTGGCCAACCGGCTGCACGCTTCCTGA